The region CGCCTTTTCAGTTACATAAGAAGCAATGCAAGCTGATAATAGTTTCAAATAAACGGAATAAACACGGGATGGTGAAAATATGTCCGGGCCCCGCGTGTTCGCTAACTACAATTTATTAAAATAAAGACGGCAACAGAATGATTACCTTCAGATTTTCTTAAAGTATTTACAGGTCTCTTTCAATCCTTCCACAAGTGAGACCTTAGGTTCCCAATGAAGAATTTTTTTTGCCCTTGCATATTCGATTACACTTCTTCTTTGTTCCCCTGGCTTAGGAGGACCATATTGTTCTTTAATACAGGGATTTATGATTTCTTTAAGACAATTAAACATCTGCTTGACTGATGTCTCTACGCCGGTACCGATATTGAATATGTTCTCTGATGTGCTATTTGTTATGGCTAAAATATTAGCCTGAGCAACATCTCCGACATAAACAAAATCCCTTGTCTGTTCCCCGTCGCCGTTAATAATCGCCGGTTCACTATTAAGTGCCTTTTTAATAAATATCGCTACTACCCCGGCTTCACCGTGAGGGTCCTGCCGAGGGCCGAAGACATTTGAATAACGTAAAGCAACATAGTCCATTCCATAAACTGTTTTATAATAGTAAAGGTAATGTTCTGCAACAAGCTTGGTGATACCGTAAGGACTTATCGGCTTTAACGGGTGAGTTTCAGGAGCCGGAAAAACTTCTTGCTCGCCGTAAATAGCTCCTCCCGTTGAAGCAAAGACAACTTTTTTCACGTTATACTTGATACAATTTTGAAGAATGTTAATAGTGCCCAGTATATTAATTTTGGCGTCAAAAATTGGATCAGCAACCGAAAGGCGTACATCTTTCTGGGCAGCATGATGATCAACAAAATCAGGGCGTTCTTTTTGAAAAACAGATTCCAGTTCCGGGTCCTGAATATCTAATTTATAAAATTTGGCTTTATTATTTATATTCCTCTCGCTCCCGGAAGAAAGATTGTCAACTATTACCACTTCAAAGCCTTTATCAATAAGTCTCTCAACTAAGTGAGAGCCTATAAAGCCGGCACCTCCTGTTACTAATACTTTCATTTTCTAATCCCCTTTATATCCATTTGTATAGTATCTCCGGTATCGGGAACTTGCGATTGTTCAGAATTACACCGACTATGTTAGATTTTTTTTCTTCCAGCGGGGTGATTGCGCTTTGAACAACATGACGTCGTACCTTGCCCTCATTTACAACAATAATAACTCCATCCACAAAGGAGGAAAGAATTGCAGCGTCGGTAAAATTCTTTAAATCAGCACATTCAACAAAAACTATTTCAAATGTTTCTTTAGCCTTTTGGATCACTGCCCGCATATTGGGAGATTCTAAAAGCGTTATTGGATTTAACGTAGTATTGCCTGAGGGCAAGATGTATAGACTTGGCACTAATTCATGTAATGCTTCTTCAAACGAAATTCTTCCTTCAAGCAAATCACACAGCCCGGTGGAGTCAGAAATGTTAGAAACCTGCGCTATCGAATGATCCCTCAGATTCGCTTTTATAATAAGGACCCTGCGTCCCTGCATGTTAGCCAAATACGCTGCGAGATTAGTAACAAAAGTTGTAGTTTCTTTTGAACCTTCAGCATCGGTTAGTATAAGAGATTTCAGATTTTTCTCTTTCATTACGATATCTAACTGCCTGGAAAGATTCTGAAAGGATTGAATATATTTTGGGTTCTTTGAATTTGTATTACTTATAAGTAGACCATTTTGGCGCTCCTTTTTGGGGATTGAAGGAACAGAGCCCAAGAATGGAATATTGAGAAATTTTTCTAAATCATGCGGTGAGTTAAATGTACTTTCGGAAAATTCAAACAAGTAGGCAAAAATAATTGATAAAAATATACTTGAGAAAAAAGCAAATACAAGCATAAGCCCCTTAGGCGCCGCGCTAATCTCTTCTCCGGGGTCAGCCTGCTCCATTATTTTAACGCTGGCAGGACCAATGGCTTCAATTTCAGGTAGTCTTTCACCATTAAGGGTTTTTTTCCATTCATCAATATAAGTTTCTAATTGTTGTATTACTGTATGTTTTTCTCCATATTGCAATTTAAGTTCAAGAATTTGTTGTTCAAGATCGAAAATAACATACGAACGGCTTAGGGAATTTGCAATTAATGCGGCTTTTTCAGGAGTAAAATCTTTGACAGATACGGCGAAAAAATTTGTTTCCTTGACGGGTTGTACACTTACACTGCCGAGCAATCTCCCAAATGCCGCGTTAAATAGTATGTCCTTCTGTTGTTCTGGTTTTAGTTCCTGAAATTTCTGCTTCATGTTCTTAAACCTGTAATCAATAAAAGCCGCTTTAAGAGGAGAAGCAAAATATCTCTCATAATCAAGCGGCGTTTCATAAAGCTTGAGCGCTTCAACTACGCGCAGCAAAACGATGCGGGATTTTACCAGTTCGGAATGTTCATCGGTCAAGCTTTTTTGTGAAGATGCGATAAATCGGTAATATTGTGACTCTGTTTCCTTCTGCGCTTTAACATACATCTTAACCGTGGCCTGATACATTGGCGTCTGAAATTGAAGTCCAATATAAACAGGAATCATTATTGCTATAGGAATGATGACAAATATAAGCTTATGCCTGAAAAGGACTTTTAAATAATCACGTAAAGTAACTGCTCCTACATTAGCAGCCATATTGTTCTCCTATAATCAAAAAATTCCTCCTGAAACCACTATGACATCTCCAGGCTGTAACACAATGTCAGCACTTGCGTCACCATCAATAACGGCTTTAATGTTTACCTTGATTATGGAAAATCCACTGCTGTTATTAACAGGCCGTAAGATCTTAATCTTACTTTCAGAACCCCATTTAGTTACTCCGCCTGCCGTCGTGATGGCCTTAAAAACTGTCATATTGTTTTGAAGGACGAACTCCCCAACCTTATTATTAACCTCACCATAAATATAGAATGTTTTATTGTGCTCTATTATCAAAATGTCATCAGGCTGGAGAAGCGTGCTTTCAACTTCTTTATTTTCAATAAGCCCTTCATTCAGCTGTGCTTCCGCAAAATCTTTAAATCCACCTGGTTCTCCTTCCTGCTTTCTCCTTAATTTTATCTTTCCGTATATTCCGTTAACGTTCGCGCCGCCAGCTTCAATTAGTGCCTTTAACACTGTCGTATTGTTCTCAAGTATAAAGCGTGCAGGTCTTGCAACCTCACCTTGAACTAAGTACGTTTTATTATGCTCAACAACCATTACATCGTCAGACTGAAGAATTGTATTTTCGACTTCCTTGCTCTCTATAATTCCGTTATTAAGGTCTCCCTCGACAAAATCTTTATATCCGCCGGGCGTTCCTTCCTGTTTCCTTCTCAGCTTTATCTTGCCGTACGCTCCATTAACACCAGCACCGCCTGCTTCTATCAGTGCCTTTAATACCGTCGTATTGTTCTCAAGTATAAAACGACCGGGTCTTGCAACTTCTCCTTGAACTAAATATGTTTTATTATGCTTAACAACTAGTACATCATCAGGCTGAAGGATTGCATTTTCGACTTCTTTGCTCTCTATAATTCCGTTAATAAGGTCTCCCTCGACAAAATCTTTATATCCGCCGGGCGTTCCTTCCTGTTTCCTCCTTACTAATATTTTTCCATATAAACCTTCAGATGCTACACCACCTGCTTCTAATAATGCTTTCAATACCGTAGTCTCTTTCCTAAGTATAAATTTCCCTTTTCTTAACACCTCGCCGTCTATGTATATCTTATCTTCATCGACAACGATTAT is a window of Nitrospirota bacterium DNA encoding:
- a CDS encoding polysaccharide biosynthesis tyrosine autokinase produces the protein MAANVGAVTLRDYLKVLFRHKLIFVIIPIAIMIPVYIGLQFQTPMYQATVKMYVKAQKETESQYYRFIASSQKSLTDEHSELVKSRIVLLRVVEALKLYETPLDYERYFASPLKAAFIDYRFKNMKQKFQELKPEQQKDILFNAAFGRLLGSVSVQPVKETNFFAVSVKDFTPEKAALIANSLSRSYVIFDLEQQILELKLQYGEKHTVIQQLETYIDEWKKTLNGERLPEIEAIGPASVKIMEQADPGEEISAAPKGLMLVFAFFSSIFLSIIFAYLFEFSESTFNSPHDLEKFLNIPFLGSVPSIPKKERQNGLLISNTNSKNPKYIQSFQNLSRQLDIVMKEKNLKSLILTDAEGSKETTTFVTNLAAYLANMQGRRVLIIKANLRDHSIAQVSNISDSTGLCDLLEGRISFEEALHELVPSLYILPSGNTTLNPITLLESPNMRAVIQKAKETFEIVFVECADLKNFTDAAILSSFVDGVIIVVNEGKVRRHVVQSAITPLEEKKSNIVGVILNNRKFPIPEILYKWI
- a CDS encoding SDR family oxidoreductase; this encodes MKVLVTGGAGFIGSHLVERLIDKGFEVVIVDNLSSGSERNINNKAKFYKLDIQDPELESVFQKERPDFVDHHAAQKDVRLSVADPIFDAKINILGTINILQNCIKYNVKKVVFASTGGAIYGEQEVFPAPETHPLKPISPYGITKLVAEHYLYYYKTVYGMDYVALRYSNVFGPRQDPHGEAGVVAIFIKKALNSEPAIINGDGEQTRDFVYVGDVAQANILAITNSTSENIFNIGTGVETSVKQMFNCLKEIINPCIKEQYGPPKPGEQRRSVIEYARAKKILHWEPKVSLVEGLKETCKYFKKI
- a CDS encoding SLBB domain-containing protein, which encodes MKNMIRIFIAIVSLNIFAAAFETKSFAADDTKTSASAQVKASASVLSKINAHDVIEIRVLDHPDLRTSVKVANDGSITFPYIGSVYVKGKNIDEVEKEIAKRLSEGYLKYPIVSVSLLQSNDQKVYVYGDTKRIGEIVFDEGLTVVKAISIAGGTDGLYGKVKVRRGKKGEAGYKEVTLDIKSIIEGGAEGYMPLLPDDIIVVDEDKIYIDGEVLRKGKFILRKETTVLKALLEAGGVASEGLYGKILVRRKQEGTPGGYKDFVEGDLINGIIESKEVENAILQPDDVLVVKHNKTYLVQGEVARPGRFILENNTTVLKALIEAGGAGVNGAYGKIKLRRKQEGTPGGYKDFVEGDLNNGIIESKEVENTILQSDDVMVVEHNKTYLVQGEVARPARFILENNTTVLKALIEAGGANVNGIYGKIKLRRKQEGEPGGFKDFAEAQLNEGLIENKEVESTLLQPDDILIIEHNKTFYIYGEVNNKVGEFVLQNNMTVFKAITTAGGVTKWGSESKIKILRPVNNSSGFSIIKVNIKAVIDGDASADIVLQPGDVIVVSGGIF